A genomic window from Archaeoglobus profundus DSM 5631 includes:
- a CDS encoding site-specific integrase yields MWIDLNAFRKGIVKPIDNNAYHRILDRLFKRAGIKKRKRFSPYKLRHTGITLWAVLLTEQQLSKRSGHIMGSRHLRRYAKLVDSDADKKILKELGLIRDEEAEPDVKRLSPVRCQICGEFNEPSRMRCWKCKAMLDPTKLVEEFGGEEIMDTIIDDELEKVLENKIREMILQILREEGEIRF; encoded by the coding sequence ATGTGGATCGACCTAAACGCATTCAGGAAAGGTATCGTTAAACCTATAGATAACAATGCCTACCATAGGATCCTCGACAGACTCTTCAAGAGGGCTGGGATTAAGAAGAGAAAGAGATTCAGCCCTTACAAGCTGAGGCATACGGGTATAACGCTCTGGGCTGTCCTGCTCACGGAACAACAGCTATCTAAGAGAAGTGGACACATCATGGGATCAAGGCACCTAAGGAGATATGCCAAACTGGTGGACTCCGATGCGGATAAGAAAATTCTCAAAGAATTGGGATTAATAAGAGACGAAGAAGCTGAGCCAGACGTTAAAAGACTCTCACCCGTAAGATGCCAAATATGCGGTGAGTTCAACGAACCCTCCAGAATGAGATGCTGGAAATGCAAAGCGATGCTCGATCCCACGAAACTTGTTGAGGAATTTGGTGGAGAGGAGATAATGGATACAATCATCGACGATGAACTTGAGAAAGTCTTGGAGAACAAGATTAGAGAAATGATCTTGCAGATTCTAAGAGAAGAAGGGGAGATTAGATTTTAA
- a CDS encoding IS200/IS605 family element transposase accessory protein TnpB: protein MVRESEERATIVGKLLVNDDVALAKLLTLMRMFRDSVELAHTLLFRRKFSESEVKRRLTKVLSNAWYASSAIKVAKLYKEQTKIKLRKPLLYSVGAKCEEGNRNIRLVSTDKVLIKIPHADGRHEWIEVRVRFGKNYIPLLQELNSCNYGAGVTIKLKGKRENWKTVFRKKLYLYLNVPADLYAKYFGKRVKVESENKFYAGFDFNVDRINMVIVDSYGRIRDIRNIHFPEVINYDKNKSRAIRQDALSKLVEYAVSHGVKYFVIEDLSKPNNIRGNVRKWSIRKYQQQVSMLVKKVGGTLVKVNPAYTSIDAIGISLSKGIDVHTASAYLIALRGIKRYTTIQKATV, encoded by the coding sequence ATGGTTAGAGAAAGTGAAGAAAGAGCAACAATAGTTGGTAAACTCCTTGTAAATGATGATGTAGCACTAGCAAAGCTCCTTACCTTGATGAGAATGTTTAGAGATTCCGTTGAGTTAGCTCATACCCTACTTTTTAGGAGAAAATTTAGTGAAAGTGAAGTCAAGAGAAGACTAACTAAAGTTTTATCTAATGCTTGGTATGCCAGCTCAGCAATTAAAGTTGCTAAGCTGTATAAAGAGCAAACAAAGATAAAACTCAGAAAACCGCTACTATATTCTGTTGGTGCTAAATGTGAGGAGGGAAATCGTAACATCAGATTAGTAAGCACTGATAAAGTACTAATAAAAATACCACATGCTGACGGTAGACACGAATGGATTGAGGTAAGAGTTAGGTTCGGTAAAAATTACATACCCTTGCTCCAAGAACTAAATAGTTGCAATTATGGTGCTGGTGTAACGATTAAGCTCAAAGGTAAAAGAGAAAACTGGAAAACGGTATTTAGGAAGAAGCTTTACCTATATCTCAACGTTCCAGCCGATTTATATGCAAAGTACTTTGGTAAGAGAGTTAAAGTGGAGTCGGAAAATAAGTTCTATGCTGGTTTTGATTTTAATGTTGATAGGATAAACATGGTTATCGTCGATTCTTATGGAAGAATCAGAGATATAAGGAATATCCACTTCCCCGAAGTCATTAACTACGACAAAAATAAGTCTAGAGCAATTAGACAGGATGCTCTTTCAAAGCTCGTGGAATACGCTGTCTCGCACGGAGTAAAATACTTCGTTATTGAAGACTTATCTAAACCAAATAATATAAGGGGTAATGTTAGGAAGTGGAGTATTCGGAAGTACCAGCAACAGGTAAGCATGCTCGTTAAGAAGGTTGGTGGCACACTTGTTAAGGTGAATCCAGCTTATACTTCAATCGATGCTATAGGTATTTCGTTGTCGAAAGGAATTGATGTTCATACTGCATCAGCCTACCTCATAGCGTTGAGAGGTATAAAAAGATACACTACAATACAAAAAGCTACAGTTTGA
- a CDS encoding helix-turn-helix domain-containing protein, translating into MSVKEVENVVGLPEHLVVLRTKKKGEAVYKQFRRNENVIREIIKMRSCDIKEIAEKLNTNTLTILIIVGRLKQAGIIREVRVK; encoded by the coding sequence TTGAGTGTAAAGGAAGTTGAAAATGTGGTTGGGTTACCGGAACATCTAGTGGTGTTAAGGACTAAGAAGAAAGGAGAAGCCGTATACAAGCAGTTCAGGAGAAACGAAAACGTTATACGAGAGATAATCAAGATGAGAAGTTGTGACATAAAAGAGATAGCAGAAAAATTGAACACGAACACCCTGACAATTCTGATTATCGTTGGAAGGTTGAAGCAAGCTGGAATTATTAGGGAGGTGAGAGTAAAATGA